One part of the Bradyrhizobium sp. CB1650 genome encodes these proteins:
- a CDS encoding cytochrome P450, producing the protein MSTPAMERAREEAWSTPLDRIDVSDPRRFKDDTIWPFFERLRQEEPVHYCSDGMFGPYWSITKYRDIMAVDTNHGAFSSEAGGIVIFDRNVGERYPNFIAMDPPKHDEQRKTVSPIVAPANLANLEGLIRSRVCAILDSLPRGETFNWVEKVSIELTTQMLATLFDFPFEDRRLLTYWSDIATTFPQPGQPIDTWEKRDAILAGCLAYFTELWNERINKAPGFDLISMLAHSPSTRNMAPREFLGNLILLIVGGNDTTRNSITGGLWFMSENPEQLRKLRGSPALIPSAVSEIIRYQTPLAHMRRTALKDTTVGTRQIKAGDKVVMWYISGNRDHEVIENPDSFTIDRKNPRQHLSFGFGIHRCVGNRLAELQLRILWEELLSRRLEVEVVGPPERVPSNFVHGYSALPVRIAA; encoded by the coding sequence ATGAGCACGCCGGCGATGGAGCGAGCGCGGGAGGAGGCCTGGTCAACTCCGCTGGACCGTATCGACGTCAGCGACCCCAGGCGGTTCAAGGACGATACGATCTGGCCGTTCTTCGAGCGGCTGCGCCAGGAAGAGCCCGTTCACTACTGCAGCGACGGCATGTTCGGCCCGTATTGGTCCATTACGAAGTACCGGGACATCATGGCCGTCGACACAAATCACGGTGCGTTTTCGTCGGAAGCCGGCGGCATCGTCATCTTCGATCGCAACGTTGGAGAGCGCTATCCGAACTTCATCGCGATGGATCCGCCGAAGCACGACGAGCAACGCAAGACCGTCAGCCCAATCGTTGCTCCCGCCAATCTGGCCAATCTCGAAGGGCTGATCCGCAGTCGTGTCTGCGCCATCCTGGACAGCCTGCCGCGCGGTGAGACCTTCAACTGGGTCGAGAAGGTCTCGATCGAGCTGACGACCCAGATGCTTGCCACGTTGTTCGACTTCCCGTTCGAGGATCGGCGGCTTCTCACCTATTGGTCGGATATTGCGACCACGTTCCCGCAACCGGGCCAGCCGATCGACACGTGGGAGAAGCGCGACGCGATCCTGGCCGGATGCCTGGCCTATTTTACCGAGCTGTGGAACGAGCGGATCAACAAGGCGCCGGGCTTCGACCTGATTTCGATGCTGGCGCATTCGCCCTCCACCCGAAACATGGCGCCGCGCGAGTTTCTCGGCAATCTCATCCTCCTGATCGTCGGCGGCAACGACACGACCCGCAATTCGATCACGGGCGGGCTCTGGTTCATGAGCGAGAATCCGGAGCAGTTGCGGAAATTGCGCGGCAGCCCGGCCCTGATTCCCAGCGCCGTGTCCGAGATCATCCGTTACCAGACGCCGCTTGCTCACATGCGACGGACCGCGTTGAAGGATACGACGGTCGGGACCAGGCAGATCAAGGCCGGCGACAAGGTCGTCATGTGGTACATCTCCGGCAACCGCGATCACGAAGTGATCGAAAACCCGGACAGCTTCACCATCGACCGGAAGAATCCGCGTCAGCACCTGTCCTTCGGGTTCGGGATTCATCGCTGCGTGGGAAATCGGCTCGCCGAACTGCAGCTTCGCATCCTCTGGGAAGAGCTGCTCAGCCGCAGGCTCGAGGTCGAAGTGGTCGGTCCTCCCGAGCGCGTGCCGTCGAACTTCGTGCACGGCTATTCGGCGCTGCCGGTCCGGATCGCGGCCTGA
- a CDS encoding MFS transporter translates to MSVTKVPAKAWAIVALLFGFMMINFADKIIVGLAGVPIMTDLQLTPKQFGLGGIELFLLFSISAVVTGFLVNRIRSKWALLAMGVVWALVQFPMLGTIGIEALIACRIVLGAGEGPAYPVALHAAYKWFPDDRRTLPSAIISQGASIGVIIVVPLLTWIITKYSWHSAFGTLGAVGLLWVLLWAIWGAEGEGDVMAKPVNSGEADHIPYGTLLLNPTNLASWCSYFGAYFGLALVLSWFTPWLIKVLGFSQAVAGQLTALPFVVGFVVVISGGWLSEWMMRRGWGSRVARGLLTGAALVIGGLALLAAPYVAGVALKIALVLVGVAVPSIVYATSPAMLGEITPPQQRGAILGINSAVGTSAGILAPYLMGSMIEGAASAAEGYGLGFSICGLVTLVGGIIGLLFLHPEAQRARFAVLKPAAIQAG, encoded by the coding sequence ATGTCCGTAACGAAGGTGCCCGCGAAGGCGTGGGCGATCGTCGCGCTGCTGTTCGGCTTCATGATGATCAATTTCGCCGACAAGATCATCGTCGGGCTGGCCGGTGTGCCGATCATGACCGACCTGCAATTGACGCCGAAGCAGTTCGGCCTTGGTGGGATCGAGCTTTTTCTCCTCTTTTCGATCTCGGCCGTCGTGACGGGTTTTCTCGTCAATCGCATCCGTTCGAAATGGGCGCTCCTGGCAATGGGCGTCGTTTGGGCGCTGGTGCAGTTTCCGATGTTGGGAACGATCGGAATCGAAGCGCTTATTGCGTGCCGGATCGTCCTTGGTGCGGGAGAGGGACCCGCCTATCCCGTTGCTCTCCATGCCGCCTACAAATGGTTTCCCGACGATCGTCGGACACTTCCATCCGCCATCATTTCCCAGGGAGCGTCGATCGGCGTGATCATCGTCGTTCCGCTTTTGACGTGGATCATCACCAAATATAGCTGGCACTCAGCCTTCGGCACACTCGGAGCCGTCGGGCTGCTCTGGGTCCTGCTGTGGGCGATCTGGGGTGCGGAGGGTGAAGGCGATGTGATGGCCAAGCCTGTCAATTCGGGCGAGGCGGATCATATTCCCTACGGCACCCTGCTGTTGAATCCGACCAACCTCGCGTCTTGGTGCAGCTATTTCGGCGCCTATTTCGGCCTCGCGCTCGTGCTCTCCTGGTTCACGCCCTGGCTCATCAAGGTGCTGGGCTTTTCGCAAGCCGTTGCAGGTCAATTGACGGCGTTGCCGTTCGTGGTGGGCTTCGTGGTCGTCATCAGCGGCGGCTGGCTGTCGGAATGGATGATGCGACGGGGATGGGGCAGCCGCGTGGCGCGCGGCCTGCTCACGGGCGCGGCCCTCGTCATCGGCGGACTGGCACTGCTGGCGGCACCCTACGTTGCCGGCGTTGCACTGAAGATCGCTCTGGTTCTGGTCGGCGTGGCCGTGCCATCGATCGTCTATGCGACCTCGCCCGCAATGCTCGGCGAGATCACGCCACCGCAGCAGCGCGGCGCCATTCTCGGCATCAACAGTGCCGTGGGGACGTCGGCCGGAATCCTGGCGCCCTACCTCATGGGAAGCATGATCGAGGGAGCGGCTTCGGCGGCGGAGGGTTATGGTCTCGGATTCTCCATTTGCGGCCTCGTTACGCTCGTTGGTGGGATCATCGGCCTGCTTTTCCTGCATCCGGAAGCGCAGCGCGCTCGTTTCGCCGTTCTCAAGCCCGCGGCAATCCAGGCAGGATGA
- a CDS encoding cache domain-containing protein, whose product MASSRLSLRTIVFIGGATLMLVPAIVTATLYTAALQQRGEELQVEKLTTRGELSANLLARRTYGVWMDVAKLASLIDPANLANAREQIQFMSRLDGRYSWLGIADVGGKVLTAKDGMLEGESVAERPWFRRGLEAPTAIDVHEAQLLANLLPKSQEPYRFIDLAAPLRHAGSVAGVVGAQLNWNWVAEGMAALQAPGIDVLLVSQDRTVLFGPPDLINKPLNIGSALAASRVTTAFLSERWPDGKDYFTVIVPTVGFADLPSFGWSLLVRQNADAAMASTRELIRSFWLILGAGALAALALLFLAAQWLRTPLRRLSESAETIVQDPASRPPYQETRFDEAARLSDALARIQSKLMRAASH is encoded by the coding sequence ATGGCGAGCAGTCGACTGAGCTTACGCACGATCGTGTTCATTGGCGGCGCCACGCTGATGCTGGTGCCCGCGATCGTGACCGCAACGCTCTATACGGCCGCCCTGCAGCAGCGGGGTGAGGAATTGCAGGTCGAGAAGCTCACCACCCGCGGCGAGCTGAGCGCCAACCTGCTGGCGCGCCGGACCTATGGCGTCTGGATGGATGTGGCCAAGCTTGCCAGCCTGATTGATCCGGCCAACCTCGCAAACGCCCGCGAGCAGATCCAGTTCATGAGTCGTCTTGATGGACGGTATTCCTGGCTTGGAATTGCGGATGTCGGAGGCAAGGTGCTGACGGCCAAGGACGGCATGCTCGAGGGCGAAAGCGTGGCAGAAAGGCCGTGGTTCAGGCGGGGCCTCGAGGCGCCGACGGCCATTGACGTGCACGAGGCGCAATTGCTCGCGAACCTCTTGCCCAAGTCTCAGGAACCCTATCGTTTCATCGACCTGGCTGCACCGTTGCGGCACGCGGGGTCCGTCGCGGGCGTGGTCGGCGCGCAACTGAACTGGAATTGGGTGGCAGAAGGCATGGCGGCGTTGCAGGCGCCCGGCATCGACGTGCTGCTGGTATCGCAGGACCGGACCGTCCTGTTTGGGCCACCCGATCTCATCAACAAGCCTTTGAATATCGGCTCCGCGCTGGCGGCCAGCCGGGTCACCACCGCGTTTCTGAGCGAGCGGTGGCCCGACGGCAAGGACTACTTCACGGTCATCGTTCCGACCGTCGGCTTTGCGGATCTGCCGAGTTTCGGCTGGTCTCTTCTGGTCCGCCAGAACGCGGATGCGGCCATGGCCTCCACCCGCGAGCTGATCAGATCATTCTGGCTCATTCTCGGAGCCGGTGCTCTCGCTGCACTGGCATTGCTCTTCCTCGCGGCACAATGGCTCAGGACACCACTGCGCCGGCTTTCCGAATCGGCCGAAACCATCGTGCAGGATCCAGCCTCGCGCCCGCCGTACCAGGAAACACGGTTTGACGAAGCTGCACGGTTAAGCGACGCGCTGGCTCGGATACAGTCGAAGCTGATGCGTGCTGCCAGCCACTAG